One region of Sylvia atricapilla isolate bSylAtr1 chromosome Z, bSylAtr1.pri, whole genome shotgun sequence genomic DNA includes:
- the DIMT1 gene encoding probable dimethyladenosine transferase isoform X1, producing MPKARAGKRPERREGRAGGVLFNTGAGQHILKNPLVVNSIIDKAALRRTDVILEVGPGTGNLTVKMLEKVKKVIACEIDPRLVGELQKRVQGTCLANKLEIKVGDILKTDLPFFDACVANLPYQISSPFVFKLLLHRPFFRCAILMFQREFALRLVAKPGSKLYCRLSINTQLLARVDHLMKVGKNNFRPPPKVESSVVRIEPKNPPPPINFQEWDGLVRIAFVRKNKTLSAAFKSSAVEQLLDHNYRIHCSLHNTEIPENFKISEKIQTVLKDTGYSEKRARSMDIDDFIRLLHGFNSEGIHFS from the exons ATGCCCAAGGCGCGGGCCGGGAAGCGGCCGGAGCGCCGGGAGGGCCGCGCCGGCG GCGTCCTCTTCAACACCGGGGCCGGGCAGCACATCCTGAAGAACCCCCTCGTGGTGAACAGCATCATCGATAAG GCTGCCCTGCGCCGCACGGATGTCATTCTGGAAGTGGGTCCGGGAACTGGAAACCTGACAGTAAAAATGCTGGAGAAAGTCAAAAAA gttattGCATGTGAAATTGACCCTAGACTTGTTGGTGAGCTTCAGAAAAGAGTCCAAGGCAC GTGTCTAGCGAACAAACTTGAAATCAAGGTTGgagatattttgaaaacagactTACCATTTTTTGATGCATGTGTAGCTAACTTGCCTTACCAG atttcttCACCTTTCGTTTTCAAGTTACTACTTCATAGACCTTTTTTCAG GTGTGCAATCCTTATGTTTCAAAGGGAATTTGCACTTCGTTTGGTTGCAAAACCAGGAAGTAAACTGTACTGCAGACTCTCCATTAACACTCAGTTGTTGGCTCGAGTGGACCATCTGATGAAG GTTGGAAAGAACAACTTCAGGCCTCCTCCCAAAGTAGAATCCAGTGTTGTCAGAATAGAGCCTAAGAACCCACCACCGCCTATCAACTTCCAG gaatGGGATGGTCTGGTAAGGATAGCCTTTGTTAGGAAAAACAAGACACTCTCTGCAGCATTTAA atcAAGTGCTGTAGAGCAGTTGCTGGATCATAATTACCGAATTCATTGTTCCTTACATAATACA GAAATCCctgaaaacttcaaaatttCGGAGAAAATACAGACAGTTCTAAAAGACACAGGTTACTCTGAAAAACGAGCCCGTTCAATGGATATAGATGATTTCATCcg ATTGCTACATGGCTTCAATTCAGAAGGCATCCATTTTTCATAG
- the DIMT1 gene encoding probable dimethyladenosine transferase isoform X2 — protein MLEKVKKVIACEIDPRLVGELQKRVQGTCLANKLEIKVGDILKTDLPFFDACVANLPYQISSPFVFKLLLHRPFFRCAILMFQREFALRLVAKPGSKLYCRLSINTQLLARVDHLMKVGKNNFRPPPKVESSVVRIEPKNPPPPINFQEWDGLVRIAFVRKNKTLSAAFKSSAVEQLLDHNYRIHCSLHNTEIPENFKISEKIQTVLKDTGYSEKRARSMDIDDFIRLLHGFNSEGIHFS, from the exons ATGCTGGAGAAAGTCAAAAAA gttattGCATGTGAAATTGACCCTAGACTTGTTGGTGAGCTTCAGAAAAGAGTCCAAGGCAC GTGTCTAGCGAACAAACTTGAAATCAAGGTTGgagatattttgaaaacagactTACCATTTTTTGATGCATGTGTAGCTAACTTGCCTTACCAG atttcttCACCTTTCGTTTTCAAGTTACTACTTCATAGACCTTTTTTCAG GTGTGCAATCCTTATGTTTCAAAGGGAATTTGCACTTCGTTTGGTTGCAAAACCAGGAAGTAAACTGTACTGCAGACTCTCCATTAACACTCAGTTGTTGGCTCGAGTGGACCATCTGATGAAG GTTGGAAAGAACAACTTCAGGCCTCCTCCCAAAGTAGAATCCAGTGTTGTCAGAATAGAGCCTAAGAACCCACCACCGCCTATCAACTTCCAG gaatGGGATGGTCTGGTAAGGATAGCCTTTGTTAGGAAAAACAAGACACTCTCTGCAGCATTTAA atcAAGTGCTGTAGAGCAGTTGCTGGATCATAATTACCGAATTCATTGTTCCTTACATAATACA GAAATCCctgaaaacttcaaaatttCGGAGAAAATACAGACAGTTCTAAAAGACACAGGTTACTCTGAAAAACGAGCCCGTTCAATGGATATAGATGATTTCATCcg ATTGCTACATGGCTTCAATTCAGAAGGCATCCATTTTTCATAG